In one Bordetella pertussis 18323 genomic region, the following are encoded:
- a CDS encoding alpha/beta hydrolase family protein, translated as MTTHSETITIPVFDTQVAGTLLTPRAKLPGVLFVHGWGGNQRFDLSRARDIAGLGCICLTFDLRGHAATEAQRRQVTREDSLRDIMAAYDALIAHPAVDTSAIAVVGSSYGGYLAAILTTLRAVRWLALHVPALYRDDEWAQPKLQLDRAAISAYRHATVAPEGNRALSACSSFRGDVLIVEAEHDDYIPHSTIMSYRGAFLHSHSLTHRIVDGADHALSDKRCQQAYSSILLNWATEMVVGARVGAGRPA; from the coding sequence ATGACGACACATAGCGAAACCATCACGATCCCCGTGTTCGACACGCAGGTGGCCGGCACCCTGCTCACGCCGCGCGCCAAGCTGCCCGGCGTGCTGTTCGTCCATGGCTGGGGCGGCAACCAGCGCTTCGACCTGAGCCGCGCGCGCGACATCGCCGGGCTGGGCTGCATCTGCCTGACCTTCGACCTGCGCGGCCATGCCGCCACCGAGGCGCAGCGGCGCCAGGTCACGCGCGAGGACAGCCTGCGCGACATCATGGCCGCCTATGACGCGCTGATCGCCCACCCAGCCGTCGATACGTCCGCCATCGCGGTGGTGGGCAGCAGCTATGGCGGCTATCTGGCCGCCATCCTGACCACGCTGCGCGCGGTGCGCTGGCTGGCGCTGCACGTGCCGGCGCTGTACCGCGATGACGAATGGGCCCAGCCCAAGCTGCAGCTCGACCGCGCCGCCATCTCCGCCTACCGGCACGCCACCGTGGCGCCGGAGGGCAACCGCGCCTTGAGCGCCTGCTCGTCGTTTCGCGGCGACGTGCTGATCGTGGAGGCCGAGCACGACGACTACATTCCGCACTCGACCATCATGAGCTACCGCGGCGCGTTCCTGCATTCCCACTCGCTGACCCATCGCATCGTCGACGGCGCCGATCACGCGCTGAGCGACAAGCGCTGCCAGCAGGCCTATTCGTCCATCCTGCTGAACTGGGCCACCGAAATGGTGGTGGGCGCGCGGGTGGGCGCGGGCCGGCCCGCCTGA
- a CDS encoding IS481-like element IS481 family transposase: MNTHKHARLTFLRRLEMVQQLIAHQVCVPEAARAYGVTAPTVRKWLGRFLAQGQAGLADASSRPTVSPRAIAPAKALAIVELRRKRLTQARIAQALGVSASTVSRVLARAGLSHLADLEPAEPVVRYEHQAPGDLLHIDIKKLGRIQRPGHRVTGNRRDTVEGAGWDFVFVAIDDHARLAFTDIHPDERFPSAVQFLKDAVAYYQRLGVTIQRLLTDNGSAFRSRAFAALCHELGIKHRFTRPYRPQTNGKAERFIQSALREWAYAHTYQNSQHRADAMKSWLHHYNWHRPHQGIGRAVPISRLNLDEYNLLTVHR; the protein is encoded by the coding sequence ATGAACACCCATAAGCATGCCCGATTGACCTTCCTACGTCGACTCGAAATGGTCCAGCAATTGATCGCCCATCAAGTTTGTGTGCCTGAAGCGGCCCGCGCCTATGGGGTCACCGCGCCGACTGTGCGCAAATGGCTGGGCCGCTTCCTGGCTCAGGGCCAGGCGGGCTTGGCCGATGCGTCCTCGCGCCCGACGGTCTCGCCCCGAGCGATTGCGCCGGCCAAGGCGCTGGCTATCGTGGAGCTGCGCCGCAAGCGGCTGACCCAAGCGCGCATCGCCCAGGCGCTGGGCGTGTCAGCCAGCACCGTCAGCCGCGTCCTGGCCCGCGCCGGTCTGTCGCACCTGGCCGACCTGGAGCCGGCCGAGCCGGTGGTGCGCTACGAGCATCAGGCCCCCGGCGATCTGCTGCACATCGACATCAAGAAGCTGGGACGTATCCAGCGCCCTGGCCACCGGGTCACGGGCAACCGACGCGATACCGTTGAGGGGGCCGGCTGGGACTTCGTCTTCGTGGCCATCGATGACCACGCCCGCTTGGCCTTCACCGACATCCACCCCGACGAGCGCTTCCCCAGCGCCGTCCAGTTCCTCAAGGACGCAGTGGCCTACTACCAGCGCCTGGGCGTGACCATCCAGCGCTTGCTCACCGACAATGGCTCGGCCTTTCGCAGCCGCGCCTTCGCCGCGCTGTGCCATGAGCTGGGCATCAAGCACCGCTTTACCCGACCTTACCGCCCACAGACCAATGGCAAGGCCGAACGCTTCATCCAGTCGGCCTTGCGTGAGTGGGCTTACGCTCACACCTACCAGAACTCCCAACACCGAGCCGATGCCATGAAATCCTGGCTACACCACTACAACTGGCATCGACCCCACCAAGGCATCGGGCGCGCTGTACCCATCTCCAGACTCAACCTGGACGAATACAACCTATTGACAGTTCACAGGTAG